From a single Solenopsis invicta isolate M01_SB chromosome 4, UNIL_Sinv_3.0, whole genome shotgun sequence genomic region:
- the LOC105200292 gene encoding guanine nucleotide-binding protein subunit alpha homolog isoform X2 has protein sequence MPELIKEYQHVIYQNIIKGMKVLVDARDKLNIPWENPKNYDIGFQLLKFENTMVLDTRLFLHYVPALQSLWKDASIRRAFDRRREFQLSDSVQYFLDNLDRIARVDYTPTHQDILHCRKATKGISEFVIPINNIPFLFVDVGGQRSQRQKWYQCFDCVTSILFLVSSSEFDQVLLEDRRTNRLEESKNIFDTIINNMIFCGVSIILFLNKTDLLDKKVRSQDTNVRLYFPQFTGDPHSMKDVQNFILDMFVSVKRDPRKPLFHHFTTAVDTENIKVVFNAVKDTILHRNLESLMLQ, from the exons cCTGAGCTAATTAAGGAATACCAACATGTGATCTATCAGAATATAATAAAGGGTATGAAAGTTCTTGTGGATGCACGGGATAAGTTAAATATTCCCTGGGAGAATCctaaaaattatgacattggCTTTCAATTACTCAAGTTCGAGAACACCATGGTACTGGATACTAGATTATTTCTACATTATGTGCCAGCATTGCAAAGCTTGTGGAAGGATGCATCGATCAGAAGAGCGTTCGATAGGCGAAGAGAATTTCAAttg AGTGATTCTGTCCAATATTTCTTGGATAATCTCGACAGGATTGCGAGAGTG gaCTACACACCTACACATCAAGACATCTTACACTGTAGAAAAGCGACAAAAGGAATTTCGGAATTTGTAATACCGATCAATAATATCCCATTCCTCTTCGTTGACGTTGGCGGCCAAAGGTCTCAGAGGCAAAAATGGTATCAGTGCTTCGATTGCGTGACATCTATACTTTTTCTTGTATCGTCATCGGAATTTGACCAGGTTTTATTGGAAGATAG GAGGACTAACAGATTGGAggaatcaaaaaatatatttgatacaaTCATAAACAACATGATATTCTGTGGTgtctcaataattttgtttctaaacAAAACGGATTTGCTAGACAAGAAAGTGAGATCACAGGATACAAATGTTCGTTTGTATTTTCCACAATTCACGGGTGATCCACATTCCATGAAGGACGTGCAAAATTTTATCCTCGACATGTTTGTTTCGGTTAAGAGGGATCCGAGGAAGCCGTTGTTTCACCATTTCACCACCGCGGTGGATACGGAAAATATCAAGGTCGTCTTTAATGCTGTAAAAGACACTATTCTGCACCGGAACTTAGAGTCTCTCATGCTTCAATAA